Proteins found in one Pontibacter sp. SGAir0037 genomic segment:
- a CDS encoding rhomboid family intramembrane serine protease — MLNITPMVRNILIINVVIFILQDRLIPSAQFALYHFSSEYFQPIQLLSHMFMHGSWGHLFSNMFSLFIFGPMLERFWGPQRFLAFYLITGLGASLLYTGVRTFELNNLRADTEQYLENPTPLGFNIFMDNHLAPGAGLEMASEFRRNPDSPEYIEGSKQIVRRVYNQVVNTPLVGASGAVFGILMAFGMLFPNLELFLLFIPFPVKAKYFVLLYGAYELYSGFNRVPGDNVAHFAHLGGMLFAYILIRMWQRNDYRNY; from the coding sequence ATGCTTAATATAACGCCCATGGTCAGGAACATCCTGATCATCAACGTGGTTATCTTTATTTTGCAGGACAGGTTAATACCTTCTGCGCAATTTGCTTTATATCATTTCAGCTCTGAATATTTTCAGCCAATTCAGCTTTTATCGCACATGTTTATGCACGGTAGCTGGGGGCACCTGTTTAGCAACATGTTCAGCTTGTTTATTTTTGGTCCGATGCTGGAGCGTTTCTGGGGCCCACAGCGCTTTCTGGCCTTTTACCTGATTACAGGTTTAGGAGCTAGCTTGCTTTATACAGGCGTCAGAACCTTCGAGCTGAACAACCTGCGTGCAGATACAGAACAGTACCTGGAGAATCCTACTCCTCTGGGTTTCAATATTTTTATGGACAACCATCTGGCACCCGGAGCAGGACTGGAGATGGCCTCAGAGTTTCGTCGTAATCCTGACAGTCCCGAGTATATTGAGGGGAGCAAGCAAATTGTAAGGCGTGTCTACAATCAAGTGGTGAATACACCATTGGTAGGAGCATCCGGAGCTGTTTTCGGTATATTAATGGCCTTTGGGATGCTGTTCCCGAACCTGGAGCTCTTCCTGCTTTTTATTCCTTTTCCGGTTAAAGCTAAGTATTTTGTATTGCTCTATGGTGCGTATGAATTGTATTCCGGTTTCAACCGTGTGCCCGGCGATAACGTAGCACATTTTGCACACCTTGGCGGTATGTTGTTTGCGTATATCCTGATAAGGATGTGGCAACGGAACGATTATCGTAATTATTAA
- a CDS encoding rhomboid family intramembrane serine protease codes for MSILQDIKDSFRQPNNTLKQLILINVIVFVVLIVLRMLLTFTVGPEVYGRLMSFIALPSDPWSVLIKPWTLVTYFFTHEGFLHIIFNMLNLYWFGQLVREYLGDKRLLSLYVLGGLAGGLLFILFYNLVPFFADRSAYAVMIGASASVLAVVVAAATLLPNYTFNLILIGPVKIKYIALFLVVLSISGAVGSNAGGNIAHLGGAFLGWMFIKQLQRGSDLGRPIHGLFGFVTGIFKRRPALKVTHRRSTASAPSNGNVASSSYAGKPSQLEIDRILDKISSSGYESLSKEEKQKLFQASQKE; via the coding sequence ATGAGCATTTTACAAGATATAAAAGATTCTTTCCGGCAGCCCAATAATACACTAAAGCAACTCATTCTTATTAATGTTATTGTTTTTGTGGTGCTTATTGTGCTGCGTATGCTTCTTACGTTTACAGTAGGGCCTGAAGTGTACGGCAGGTTAATGAGTTTTATTGCCTTGCCTTCTGATCCGTGGTCTGTGCTGATAAAGCCCTGGACGCTGGTAACCTATTTCTTTACCCACGAAGGTTTTCTACATATTATATTTAATATGCTTAACCTGTATTGGTTTGGGCAGTTGGTCCGGGAGTACTTAGGCGATAAGCGCTTGCTAAGCTTATATGTTTTAGGTGGGCTTGCAGGTGGTTTGCTGTTTATCCTTTTTTACAACCTGGTGCCTTTTTTTGCAGACAGGTCGGCTTATGCTGTTATGATAGGTGCCTCTGCCAGTGTTTTGGCTGTTGTAGTTGCAGCAGCCACTTTACTGCCAAACTATACCTTTAATTTAATATTGATAGGCCCGGTAAAGATAAAGTATATTGCGCTGTTCTTAGTTGTGTTGTCTATTTCCGGGGCGGTCGGAAGCAATGCCGGTGGAAATATTGCCCACTTGGGTGGCGCGTTTTTAGGCTGGATGTTTATCAAGCAGTTGCAGCGCGGTAGCGATCTGGGCAGGCCTATACATGGTTTATTCGGTTTTGTAACAGGAATATTTAAACGCAGACCTGCTTTAAAAGTAACGCATCGGCGCTCAACAGCATCTGCTCCCTCTAATGGCAATGTAGCCAGCAGCAGTTATGCAGGTAAACCAAGCCAATTGGAAATAGACCGTATTCTGGACAAAATTTCCAGTTCCGGTTACGAAAGCTTATCCAAAGAAGAAAAACAAAAGCTCTTCCAGGCCAGCCAGAAAGAATAA
- the mdh gene encoding malate dehydrogenase, with protein MKVTVVGAGNVGATCADVLAYREIANEVVLVDIKEGFAEGKALDIWQKAPINLYDTRTVGVTNDYSRTADSDVVVITSGLPRKPGMTRDDLISTNAGIVKSVTENVIKYSPNAIIIVVSNPLDVMTYAAHITSKLPRTRVMGMAGILDTARYRAFLAEALNVSPKDIQAVLMGGHGDTMVPLPRYTTVGGIPVTELIEEDKLNAIVERTKNGGGELVKLMGTSAWYAPGSAAAQMVEAIVRDQRRVFPVCVKLEGEYGIDGVYLGVPVILGKNGIEKVIELQLNDEEKQLLETSRGHVKEVMEALDKINANA; from the coding sequence ATGAAAGTAACCGTAGTTGGAGCCGGAAACGTAGGCGCTACATGCGCTGATGTTCTTGCTTACCGCGAAATCGCGAACGAAGTAGTTTTAGTGGATATTAAAGAAGGTTTTGCCGAGGGCAAAGCGCTTGATATCTGGCAGAAAGCCCCTATAAACCTTTATGACACACGCACTGTTGGTGTTACGAACGATTACTCCCGCACTGCTGACTCTGATGTGGTTGTAATAACCTCCGGCCTGCCACGCAAGCCAGGCATGACCCGCGACGACCTGATCTCAACCAACGCGGGTATTGTAAAGTCAGTAACCGAAAATGTTATAAAATATTCTCCGAACGCCATCATTATTGTGGTTTCCAATCCGTTGGATGTGATGACGTATGCGGCTCATATTACGTCTAAATTACCGCGTACCCGTGTAATGGGTATGGCTGGCATTCTGGATACAGCACGCTACAGAGCATTTTTAGCAGAGGCACTTAATGTATCTCCGAAAGATATTCAGGCTGTATTAATGGGTGGCCACGGCGACACCATGGTACCACTTCCACGCTACACCACTGTAGGCGGTATACCTGTAACAGAACTGATTGAAGAAGACAAACTGAACGCTATAGTGGAGCGCACGAAAAACGGTGGCGGCGAACTGGTAAAACTGATGGGTACTTCGGCCTGGTATGCACCAGGTTCTGCGGCTGCTCAAATGGTTGAGGCTATTGTACGCGATCAGCGCCGCGTGTTCCCGGTTTGCGTTAAACTGGAAGGCGAATATGGAATTGATGGAGTATACCTCGGCGTACCTGTGATTTTAGGTAAAAACGGTATCGAAAAAGTAATTGAGCTTCAGTTAAACGATGAAGAGAAACAGTTGCTGGAAACTTCGCGCGGACACGTAAAAGAGGTAATGGAAGCGCTGGATAAGATCAATGCAAATGCTTAA
- the tilS gene encoding tRNA lysidine(34) synthetase TilS produces the protein MLQKVSGFIQAHQLCQPESKILAAVSGGIDSVVLCELLHKLKYTFALAHCNFGLRAEDAEADQLFVKKLAKKYDVPFFTENFNTKAFAEQEKLSIQMAARTLRYNWFEQIRQQEGYDYIATAHHSNDTTETILLHLTKGTGIAGLHGIPPQNGHIIRPMLSVTKDDIYDFVTSNKLIWREDSSNETTKYQRNKIRHEVIPVLKEINPNLEETMQQTAERVSHAEAIVGAYIQQLGQQALRTEADATYLHLLPLKDATGLPVVLHELLRPYNFSYSVVLELTEALEGISGKQFHSPSHTLIKDRDQLVITPRNLATFGSITIEEGQTQIQREHIRLTLRYMDAAKYKLNTKPHVAALDADQLRFPLKLRNWQEGDWFVPLGMNGKKKVSDFLIDKKVPANLKPQTLVLVSEQSIAWIVGQRLDNRFKVTDKTERVLEIVFSRTQDT, from the coding sequence ATGCTTCAGAAAGTTTCAGGTTTTATCCAGGCGCACCAGCTTTGCCAGCCCGAAAGCAAAATTTTAGCTGCCGTAAGTGGCGGCATTGATTCCGTTGTGCTGTGCGAGCTGCTGCATAAGCTAAAATATACGTTTGCCCTGGCACACTGTAACTTCGGGTTAAGAGCCGAAGACGCAGAAGCCGATCAGTTATTCGTCAAAAAGCTGGCCAAAAAGTATGATGTACCATTCTTTACCGAAAATTTCAACACCAAAGCATTTGCTGAACAGGAGAAACTTTCGATACAAATGGCTGCCCGAACCTTGCGCTACAACTGGTTTGAGCAAATACGCCAGCAAGAAGGCTACGATTACATTGCCACGGCCCACCATAGCAACGATACGACCGAAACCATATTGCTCCACCTGACAAAAGGAACAGGTATAGCTGGCCTGCACGGCATTCCGCCCCAAAACGGCCATATTATACGCCCCATGCTTTCTGTTACCAAAGACGATATCTACGACTTTGTAACATCTAACAAGCTGATCTGGCGTGAAGACAGCTCCAACGAAACCACCAAGTACCAGCGTAACAAAATCAGGCATGAGGTAATTCCCGTTCTAAAAGAGATAAACCCAAACCTGGAAGAAACGATGCAACAGACAGCCGAGCGGGTTAGCCATGCCGAAGCAATTGTGGGCGCCTATATCCAGCAGCTCGGGCAGCAGGCACTGCGCACAGAAGCCGATGCCACCTACCTCCACCTTCTTCCGCTAAAGGATGCGACCGGGCTACCTGTTGTGCTGCACGAGCTGCTGCGCCCTTACAACTTCAGCTACAGTGTAGTACTGGAGCTGACAGAAGCCCTGGAAGGCATATCAGGCAAACAGTTTCATTCCCCAAGCCATACACTTATAAAAGACCGGGACCAGTTGGTTATTACCCCCCGCAACCTCGCCACCTTTGGAAGTATAACCATAGAAGAAGGCCAGACACAAATACAAAGAGAGCATATCCGCCTAACACTTCGCTATATGGATGCGGCTAAGTATAAACTCAATACCAAACCCCATGTAGCTGCTCTGGATGCTGATCAGCTTAGGTTTCCTCTGAAGCTCCGAAACTGGCAGGAAGGCGACTGGTTTGTACCGCTGGGCATGAACGGAAAAAAGAAAGTAAGTGATTTCCTGATTGATAAGAAAGTACCTGCTAACCTTAAACCTCAAACACTGGTACTAGTATCAGAACAGTCGATTGCCTGGATTGTGGGGCAGCGGCTGGACAACCGCTTTAAAGTAACCGACAAAACAGAGCGGGTGCTGGAGATAGTTTTTTCAAGGACACAAGACACATGA
- a CDS encoding OstA-like protein: MNITKVLYSLVFALFSLLSLSVSAQQQLQRQKQQQTQQPQRQTQRPQQQLPAQENNKVDLINADSLKGGTYNGQQVDRLLGNVVFKQRDTFLHADSVYQYRGTEMLEAFSNVRILQGDTLTMTGDRATYDGTKRTARMTGNVVMRDPQMTLTTPSLDYDLNSRVAVYTEGGTIVDPENRLQSRRGTYDTQTKTFTFQQNVKVFSKDYNITAENMRYNTLSKIVFFQGPTFIKGKQGDLYAEEGTYNTITKISNFGRNAYILTPEYRLGGDKLHYNESTGYGYAEKNVTLRSLKDDVIIRGRVGRYWRQRGYAKVYGNPVMESIMDNDTLFMAADTLISQEAVKPGDPSMLYAFKDVRIFKKDLQGTCDSLSFNRTDSVMYMNTLPVLWSEGSQMVSDTIRIHLRNKNIDKMYMFSNAFIASEDSIKNYNQVKGRNMVAHFQNGDLRRVDVNGNGESLYFALEGDSLLTGMNKAICSDMVLRFAENKLKTISFLVDADADFIPPHELKKDDKQLEGFSWLADFRPAKKDIYTKPAKKERPPVARPAQAQPDSRQAPARNQAQGQPGSKAQQQGPTRSNSRPASTGNLRRGN; this comes from the coding sequence ATGAACATCACAAAAGTACTGTATTCTCTTGTCTTTGCTTTGTTTTCTCTGCTTTCTCTGTCGGTTTCGGCACAGCAGCAGTTGCAGCGGCAAAAACAACAGCAGACGCAACAGCCACAGCGGCAAACACAACGACCGCAGCAGCAGTTACCTGCCCAGGAAAATAACAAGGTAGATTTAATAAACGCAGATAGTCTGAAAGGCGGTACCTATAATGGGCAGCAGGTAGACAGGCTATTGGGAAATGTAGTGTTTAAGCAGCGCGATACCTTTCTGCACGCAGACTCTGTGTACCAGTACAGAGGAACGGAGATGCTGGAGGCTTTTAGCAATGTACGTATTCTGCAGGGCGACACACTTACCATGACCGGGGATCGTGCAACGTATGACGGTACAAAACGAACGGCCAGAATGACCGGAAACGTAGTGATGCGGGATCCGCAGATGACGCTTACTACGCCAAGCCTCGACTATGACCTGAACAGTCGTGTGGCTGTGTATACAGAAGGAGGTACCATAGTGGATCCGGAGAACCGCCTTCAAAGCCGTCGTGGAACTTACGATACCCAGACCAAAACTTTCACTTTTCAGCAGAATGTAAAAGTCTTCTCGAAAGACTACAACATAACAGCTGAGAATATGCGCTATAACACACTCAGCAAGATCGTGTTTTTCCAGGGACCTACCTTTATCAAAGGGAAGCAGGGCGATTTGTATGCCGAAGAAGGTACTTATAATACCATTACTAAAATTTCTAATTTCGGGCGCAATGCCTACATATTAACTCCCGAGTACAGGTTGGGAGGCGATAAGTTGCACTACAACGAAAGTACCGGCTATGGGTATGCCGAAAAGAATGTTACATTGCGTTCTTTAAAAGATGATGTGATTATCCGCGGACGGGTAGGCCGCTACTGGCGCCAGAGGGGGTATGCCAAAGTATATGGTAATCCGGTTATGGAGTCTATCATGGACAATGATACCCTTTTTATGGCTGCCGACACGCTGATTTCGCAGGAAGCTGTAAAGCCTGGCGACCCGAGTATGCTATACGCCTTTAAAGATGTGCGCATTTTCAAAAAAGACTTACAAGGCACCTGCGACTCGCTCAGCTTTAACCGTACCGACTCTGTTATGTACATGAATACATTGCCTGTATTGTGGAGTGAAGGCAGCCAGATGGTATCTGACACCATTCGCATCCACCTGCGCAACAAGAACATCGATAAAATGTACATGTTCAGCAATGCCTTTATCGCTTCTGAGGATTCTATCAAAAACTACAACCAGGTGAAAGGACGCAACATGGTAGCCCACTTCCAGAATGGCGACCTGCGGCGTGTGGATGTAAACGGGAATGGCGAAAGCTTATACTTTGCCCTGGAAGGAGATTCGTTGCTGACAGGAATGAATAAGGCAATCTGTAGCGATATGGTGCTGCGGTTTGCAGAAAATAAACTGAAAACTATTTCGTTTCTGGTGGACGCAGACGCCGATTTTATTCCGCCCCATGAACTGAAAAAAGACGATAAACAGCTGGAAGGCTTTTCGTGGCTTGCTGATTTCAGGCCCGCAAAAAAAGATATTTACACCAAACCCGCTAAAAAAGAGCGGCCTCCTGTTGCCCGTCCGGCACAGGCACAACCTGATTCCAGGCAGGCTCCTGCCAGAAATCAGGCGCAGGGGCAACCCGGCAGTAAGGCTCAGCAGCAGGGGCCAACCCGCTCTAACAGCAGGCCGGCGAGTACCGGTAATTTAAGACGAGGAAACTAA
- a CDS encoding outer membrane protein assembly factor BamD — translation MNRGFFHTVALLGLLLIFTSCSNYQKLLKSNDVDKKYQAALSYYEKEDYTRANELLKQVAPLMTGRVEAERANFVYAHTYFMQGDYILATYHFKNFYDTYQRSELAEQAMFLHAKSQYYQSPSHEQDQQSTLAALEALQEFNVRYPGSQYGEEANQLIDELFRKLDRKAFESARLYYSLRYYKAAVVAFTNFQRDYPTSPYSDEAGYLKVDAQYRYAKESIASKQAERYREAIEFYEVFVDRYPESKFLRSAEQVYGNVLEELERITSNSNTATTQSN, via the coding sequence ATGAATAGAGGCTTTTTCCATACCGTAGCTTTGTTGGGCTTATTGCTCATCTTTACAAGCTGTAGCAATTATCAGAAGCTTTTAAAAAGCAACGATGTTGATAAGAAGTACCAGGCTGCACTCTCTTACTACGAAAAAGAGGATTATACCCGTGCCAATGAACTGTTGAAGCAGGTAGCTCCTTTAATGACAGGAAGAGTAGAGGCCGAACGTGCTAATTTTGTGTATGCTCACACATACTTTATGCAGGGCGATTATATCTTGGCTACGTATCATTTCAAAAACTTTTATGATACCTACCAGCGTAGTGAGTTGGCAGAGCAGGCCATGTTTTTACATGCAAAATCACAGTATTATCAGTCTCCTTCTCATGAGCAGGACCAGCAAAGCACTTTAGCGGCCCTGGAAGCTTTACAGGAATTTAACGTGCGCTATCCGGGCAGCCAGTATGGCGAGGAAGCCAATCAACTGATAGACGAACTGTTCAGGAAGTTGGACAGAAAGGCTTTTGAGAGTGCCCGCTTATACTATTCACTCAGATACTATAAAGCGGCAGTTGTGGCATTTACAAACTTTCAGCGCGATTACCCAACTTCTCCGTACAGCGATGAGGCTGGTTATCTGAAAGTTGATGCGCAGTACAGGTATGCAAAAGAAAGTATTGCAAGTAAACAGGCAGAACGCTACCGCGAAGCAATTGAATTCTATGAAGTGTTCGTAGATCGTTATCCGGAAAGTAAGTTTTTACGTAGTGCCGAACAGGTATATGGCAATGTTCTGGAAGAGTTAGAAAGAATAACAAGCAATTCAAATACAGCAACAACACAAAGTAATTAA
- a CDS encoding DNA-directed RNA polymerase subunit omega: MASVPSSIITRNMADFAKQTGNVYMSVAVISKRANQISVKLKEELNSKLAEFATTVDNLEEVFENREQIEISKYYERLPKATILATEEFLEKKVYVRTPDDEEAADIF, from the coding sequence ATGGCATCAGTTCCTTCATCCATTATTACACGCAACATGGCCGACTTTGCAAAGCAAACCGGTAACGTATATATGTCTGTGGCTGTAATCTCTAAAAGAGCAAACCAGATTTCAGTTAAACTGAAAGAGGAGTTGAATTCTAAGCTGGCTGAGTTTGCAACAACAGTAGATAACCTGGAAGAGGTTTTCGAAAACCGTGAGCAAATCGAAATTTCCAAATATTATGAGCGTTTACCTAAAGCTACTATTCTGGCAACAGAAGAGTTCTTAGAGAAAAAAGTTTACGTTCGTACACCAGACGACGAAGAAGCAGCCGATATATTCTAG
- a CDS encoding flavoprotein, with protein MLQGKKILVGVCGSIAAYKAALLVRQLIKAEAEVQVILTASASAFITPLTLSTLSKRPVLTEFVKDTQGVWNNHVELGLWADAMVVAPASANSVAKFANGFCDNLLSATYLSARCPVFVAPAMDLDMYQHPAVQANFRKLQGYGNHIIEAGYGELASGLVGQGRMAEPEEIVEVLQKFFSASGKFV; from the coding sequence ATGCTCCAGGGTAAAAAAATATTAGTTGGGGTTTGCGGAAGTATTGCAGCTTACAAAGCCGCCTTATTAGTACGCCAGCTCATAAAAGCAGAAGCAGAAGTTCAGGTCATTTTGACGGCTTCTGCTTCTGCTTTTATAACCCCTTTAACACTGTCCACGCTTTCTAAAAGGCCGGTGCTTACTGAGTTTGTGAAGGATACGCAAGGGGTATGGAATAACCATGTAGAACTGGGGCTGTGGGCCGATGCCATGGTGGTAGCGCCTGCCAGTGCCAATTCTGTGGCCAAGTTTGCCAATGGCTTTTGCGACAACCTTTTAAGTGCTACTTATTTATCAGCCCGATGTCCTGTTTTTGTAGCTCCGGCCATGGATCTGGATATGTACCAGCACCCGGCGGTACAGGCAAATTTCAGAAAGCTGCAGGGCTACGGCAATCATATTATTGAAGCGGGATACGGAGAACTGGCAAGCGGGCTGGTGGGGCAGGGGCGTATGGCAGAGCCAGAGGAAATAGTAGAGGTGCTTCAGAAATTCTTTTCAGCAAGTGGAAAATTCGTTTAG
- the coaBC gene encoding bifunctional phosphopantothenoylcysteine decarboxylase/phosphopantothenate--cysteine ligase CoaBC, whose protein sequence is MENSFSGKKVLLTAGPTYEPIDPVRFIGNHSTGKMGYALAACFAAHGAQVQLVSGPTNLAAQHPAIQVTSVTTADEMYEAVKLLAEDADIWVFAAAVADYKPKVAADKKLKKSDAELTIELVKNVDIAAALGKQKRADQFSVGFALETDNEGENAKVKLQKKNLDMIVLNSLRDAGAGFRHETNKITIIEQEATTLFSLKHKDEVAQDIVNLVWERLHA, encoded by the coding sequence GTGGAAAATTCGTTTAGCGGTAAAAAAGTACTATTAACAGCGGGTCCAACCTACGAACCTATAGATCCTGTGCGCTTTATAGGGAACCACTCTACCGGTAAAATGGGTTACGCATTAGCAGCGTGTTTTGCAGCGCATGGGGCACAGGTGCAGCTGGTATCCGGCCCAACCAACCTGGCGGCTCAGCATCCTGCTATACAGGTAACATCGGTTACAACAGCTGATGAAATGTATGAGGCGGTAAAGTTATTGGCTGAAGATGCCGATATCTGGGTATTTGCTGCAGCGGTAGCTGATTATAAACCGAAAGTGGCAGCAGATAAAAAGCTAAAGAAATCGGATGCCGAACTTACCATTGAGCTGGTTAAAAACGTTGATATAGCAGCGGCTTTGGGCAAACAGAAACGCGCCGATCAGTTTTCGGTAGGATTTGCCTTGGAAACTGATAATGAAGGGGAGAATGCCAAAGTCAAACTTCAGAAAAAGAACCTGGACATGATTGTGCTGAACTCGCTCCGTGATGCGGGTGCAGGATTCAGGCATGAGACAAATAAGATTACTATAATTGAGCAGGAGGCTACTACCTTGTTCAGTTTAAAACACAAAGATGAAGTAGCACAGGATATCGTAAATCTTGTTTGGGAAAGATTACATGCTTAA
- a CDS encoding DUF4835 family protein, with protein sequence MLKKIVLILCFGILALGAKAQELQCDVVVNSEQVQYTDRQLFQDMQNRIFEFMNNRRWTNQAYRVEERIKCRLLINLTEMPEIGVFRANVQVVSLRPAYGTVYETVLFSFIDKDWLFQFNSAQLLDYSDNNYTSNLSSMLAFYAYTIIGMDNDSFSRLGGADAFDKARAVVNLAASQNTAYPGWKPFEGNRNRYWIIDNLQDPQMLPFREGIYTMHRLGLDLMAEKPEQARKSMLAVLQEIQQVSQRKPGAAIIRSFFEAKVDELVNMFKAAAPADKQQAYTLLTQVDPTNNTKYEQLLKR encoded by the coding sequence ATGCTTAAAAAAATTGTACTCATATTGTGCTTCGGTATACTGGCTTTGGGAGCAAAAGCGCAGGAGCTGCAGTGCGATGTAGTAGTAAACAGCGAACAGGTGCAGTATACAGACCGGCAGCTGTTCCAGGACATGCAGAATCGCATTTTCGAGTTTATGAACAACCGCCGCTGGACCAACCAGGCTTACCGGGTAGAGGAGCGGATAAAGTGCAGGCTGCTGATCAACCTGACTGAAATGCCGGAGATAGGTGTTTTCAGGGCAAATGTGCAGGTAGTGTCGCTGCGGCCGGCGTACGGTACTGTTTATGAAACGGTGTTGTTTTCCTTTATTGATAAAGACTGGCTGTTTCAGTTTAACAGTGCGCAATTATTAGATTACTCTGATAATAACTATACCTCCAATCTGTCGTCTATGTTGGCTTTTTATGCCTATACAATCATAGGAATGGACAACGACAGCTTTTCGCGGCTGGGTGGTGCCGATGCTTTCGATAAAGCCCGTGCGGTTGTAAACCTGGCAGCTTCCCAGAATACGGCATACCCTGGCTGGAAGCCATTCGAAGGTAACCGCAACCGGTACTGGATTATTGATAACCTGCAGGACCCGCAAATGCTGCCCTTCCGGGAAGGTATTTATACCATGCATCGCCTGGGGCTGGATCTGATGGCAGAGAAGCCGGAGCAAGCCAGGAAATCTATGCTGGCAGTATTGCAGGAAATACAACAGGTGTCGCAGCGAAAGCCCGGGGCAGCTATTATACGTTCTTTCTTCGAAGCAAAGGTAGACGAGTTGGTAAACATGTTTAAAGCAGCAGCGCCAGCCGATAAACAGCAAGCCTATACCTTACTCACACAGGTAGACCCTACTAACAATACCAAATACGAACAGTTACTGAAGCGCTAA